The genomic segment GGGAAATGGTTGAGGATACGCCAGAAGACGAGATCAAAGACATGGTTGGTACTTTGCAAAATTATCTTTTCGTTACAACTCATCAGCTGTGAACAGAAAAGGTATCTCCAATCTATTGCCGAGCTATCGAATCCACGGACCTACCCGGCGGAAACGGTGTCTGCTCGAGAAGCTTATGCCGACTCTGATACCGTGCCTTTGGAAGTGCAAAGACTCAAAGACGCTTTTAGAGATATGAGTCTGAAAGGCAACACCAAAGTGACCAGTGAACGAGTATTCAGCATGTGTGTGCACCCGGAGAAGACCAAGACACTTGTGTTGGTGGGTGACAAATACGGACAACTTGGAATGTACGTTTTACTCTTTCAAAAAAGAGTGGAGGATGGTTTAAGCTGATACGTAACTTGAGATGGGATGCTTTGGGCCCGGCCATGGAGAAGCCTGAGAACGAAGATGATACGAGTGGGTTAAAATCGGAAGAGAACGAGAACGAGTATCAGGAAGGACGAGTATGGCGGGTACAGGCACATGCAAAGAATTCGATTTCTTGTATAAAGGTTGATCCTGTCAATGGATCTGGTGTAAGTCGGCCCCACATTCAAATCATTGCCTGGCCATTTCATTTTTACTTGACAAGACGAAAAATAGCTTTTTTCTACTGCATATGACTGCTCCCTCCGAcatctttccttttccacaCTCCAATCTACTGAACTGTTTTCATTCCCTGATGAAGACATGCTCATCAACCATTTTGATCTTTCGCCTTCAGGACAAGAAGCGTGGATGGTGGATAAGAATGGTGGGATAAGCCATTGGGATACGAGGGAGAGTAAAAAAGAaagtggaaggaggagatgggttgtgcaagaggaagggagggGTGCCAAGCTGGGTGGTATCAGCGTGAACCGTAAGCTGCTCTCCACCTTTTTTGATCCACACAAAATGTTTAAACGGGAATTCATACAGCCTTGATGCCGTATATGATTTGCACGGCCGGTAACGACCAACATGTCCGAATATGGGATACCCGtcatctcttttccatctcgTCAAACCCTATCCCTCTCGCTTCGCTCCCGACCCCACCACCAACCGGCACGGAGGAACTATCGGCGCTGAAGGACGAGAAGACCCATCCGATTGTTGATTACGATTATCATACAGTGACGTCGTACCTTGCCTCGCCAAAGGGCAAACACCTCATGCGCGCTAAATGGCAGCACGGTAAATCATGCAGCAGCGCGTACTGGGATCCATGGGGCCGACGGATTCTCACAACGAGCTATGATGATAATCTCCGTATATTCACCGTCGGCCCGGCGTCCCTCGTCGATCGTCATCTTCCCGGCCATAGTTTCAAGCCGAGCACGGTTGTGAGACATAATTGTCAAACGGGGAGATGGTTGACGATCCTGAGAGCGCAGTGGAGTTTGAATATGGATTACATGCCGCATTTTACGGTGGGGAATATGAAGAGGACGTTGGATGTGGTTTCCGCGACGGGAGAAAAGATTGTGGCGCTCTGGACGGATGAGTAAGTGTTTTTCACATCATTAGAAAAACAAAGTAGAGTGGGCTGATGTGATGGTTTTAGTGTGACGGCTGTGCCGACGGTGACGGCGTCTCACCCGAATATCGTTGATAGGGTCGTCGGCGGTAACACGAGCGGTAGAATACAACTTTGGTCGTCTGGCGATATTGTCTAGTGAATATAAGAACATAAGAATAGgggttttttttttctttttttttttcttaTAATGGAGAGAAAGTTGTAGTGATATCCTCAATGTCTATTCGTTTCGGAACGAGCCCAACTGCCAAGACGCACCAATTCTGCATTTTTTCTTCTGATGGCTCAACCGATTTCTGTCTGTTCGGtcccccttctccaccGCCCGATAACGCGTCGATATCGCAGATAAACAGGGACGTCGTGCCGTGGCGCATGGTCCCGCGCCGAGACCAAGATGGGGAAAGGCAAAGAGGGATACGGGACGGGACGTTGGATGGGGTAAGGTACGTGAAAGCAAATAGTTGGGTCCAAGTCAGCGGACAAACCTGACGACGGCTAGACCATGATATCGTCTATGACCTACTGCGTGCGGGCATGTTCCGATCCGTCGTACTGTCCCACGACATACGACGAGATGGGATGTTATCTCTTGACGTCGAATGGGATAGGGTGCGACGGGGTGTATGGATCGCCGTGACGTAGATGCATACCATGACCAAAAGCAGGCGCGTCGGCATTTCGGCATTTGCCCCACGTGGCGGTGAGAGTTTGCGTCCGAGTTCCCCTGAGCAAAGCTGTGTTGTTCTACGACTATTCTTCCCGCATTCAACAGTCGCTACTCCCCCCCGCATACACTACACCGGCGCTCCTTTATCCGTCGCTCGCCGCTACCCCCCGCCCGACCGCCCACCCAACCCCGCGATGCTCGCAttcctcgccctcctctccctccccgCCCTCACCCTCGTGGCGGCCCAGGCCGACCTCAGCGCGGCCAACAATGTGACTGACCTCGAGGGCACATGGAGCAGCAACTCGGCAGTCTCCACGGGTGGTGTGAGTCCTTGTCGTCCTTCGTGGGCATTCCTAATCACAGTCGCAGGATATATGTGTGCCCGCAGAGATGAAATTCAATTATCCCAACAACAGCGGCATCTCCTATTCATTGTACGTTGCCATCTCTGCTTCCCTGCCACCACGCTCACCAAACGCAGCACCAATGACGGCTACTTTGAAGAAGTCCAGTACCAATACAATGCCAACGCCTCCAACCCCGCCTGTATCCAAGCCTTCATCTACTGGCAGCACGGCACCTACTCCCTCAACCACAATGGCTCCATAACCCTCCGCCCCTTTGCCTCGGACGGCCGTATCCAGGTCCAGGACCCATGTGCGGCCACGACCAACATCATCACCTACTATAACAACCAAGTCCTCTTCACCGACTGGGGAATCGTCGTCGACCCTTCGTCCGGGAGGTATACCTTGAATCTCAACAGGTACGATGGCGCCAAGATGGCACGCATGTTTTTAATGGCAAAACCACCCAACATGCTCCCCACCCAAGTCCTCACAGGTGTGAATGCCTCGGGACAAACAAATACCCGACGAAGACGGTCTTTTACCCATCCGTTGGATTTCATCAAACGCTCAGCGGCCGAACCGCGGTGGTCCGGGTTGTTCCATGGGTATGGGACCGTCATGCTCGGCGTGGGAGGGTTAACTGTCGTCAGTGTACTCGCGTTGGTCTAGGGTACAGACTCGAGTTTTGATGGATTGATGATTGCGATTGACGAGCGGGTGTGAGGGCGTGTAAAGGATTGGGAAGACGGgttctttttgttgttttcaTTCCATGTGGAACATTTTTCCCTTTTAATTCGCTTTGATAGCTTTTTtattctttttttctttcttttcttaCATCAGCCAAAGGACGCTTTCCCATTTTTCTACAATGTTTCCATTTTATATACACACACTTTGGCCGTCAAACGCGCAGACACGGTTTGTTTCACGGATACCCTCCCTCACACTTTTGCACGACTTGCGCATGAATCATGCTTATGACTCGGTCATGCTTTTATGACTCTATTCTGATGTACACTAAAAATATGTCTCAATCACTTGTGCGGCGTACCCCTCCAAACACCCTCCACCCACTCCACCCTCCCAAGCCCACTCGCACCCCCACTCGCCATCCACCCAGCTTGACCCAGCCCGGCCGCATTGTTCCACGTACAGCGGTGGATACCAACTTGCGGGGACCATGCGCCGATTTTCGAATGCTCCTTGTTTTCCCCCTCTCGTTCTCCCccatttcctcctcctccgccgccgccgcgCCCGCGCCCATACTGCACGACATCAAGCAACTGCGCCTCGGGTAAAAAATCATCCGACAGGCGATACGTATCCATCACCCCATTATACTCTATTTCGTACAACCGATCCAGCGTGATTGTCTATTTCTCATCAGCCATAATCTACCCAGGAGACGAGGGGACGTACGCGGGCACCGGTACTTCGTAAGACGCCGTCAATGTGGTTGACCATGATGACAGCCCCGTCGGCGCTTGCGGTCGTTACCATTGTATGATAATCCGACGTCCCAATATCCTACCTTTTACATTagcaaaaaaaagaaaaagaaaaaaagaaaaagaagaaggaccAACCCAGATGACACCGCGATGTCCAGAAATGACAAACCCGCGTGAACGTCCCTTCCGATCGGCAATCCGTACGACTTGCGCAGTATATTGGTTATCACCCACAATCGGGCCCGGGAAATAGGTAGACCATGCGGTGGACATGATTGGTACTGCTGACAATCAACTTGGATTCGACAATCTCGGAATTTGACATACAGCGTTGACGATCCAGCGAAATAGGCACCAGAGGATCCCGCGTGTCCAATATCTTGGTAGACCCATCATACGCACCCGTCACAATATACACGGCGTCCGATCCGAGGTGCTGTGGCGTAGGCGGCAGGCGTAGGACCGAAAGAGAGCGGATACAGGACATGGCGACGGAAGCGTAGATGACTGGAAGAGCTGCGTGTTATCGTGCGGTAAGCAGTGTGGCGGACGGGGGACAGGGACGGAAGCTCACGGGGTTCggaaggatggaggagggaatCGTAAACGTCCCAGACGACGACGTGGCCTGCAGTCATTACTCAATGGCAGCTCTGAAATGGGGGAAAAGGCGCTTACCGGTATCCAATCCCACAGCTAGACGTGATCCGCTCAACCAGTCGAATGTGGTGCAGTTGGCATCGGGGATGGtaagacgaagaagaggtttTTGAAGGTGGACTACACCATCAAAAAGTAATGTAAGCGACAAACTTCACTGTGAAAAACAGCTGGTAAGGACCAAAAGACGTACGGTAGACAGGTCGTCCTGGGATGGATTGTTCAGAGACAAGGAATTTGGGATGTGGAACGGGATAGAATGAGACGTTGCCGTCCAGCTGAACAGCAGCAATGATACCCAGTTTAGGaatctccatctcttcttctcccatcttGCCAACATCAACCTATGTGTGTTATTAGTAACAGCAAGAATGGAGctaaagaaaaaagaagaacagaTACCTCATCCCATACGCCAAGGGGCATCCACCGTATTTGCATGGCATTCCCGCCCTGGATACACAATACCAGTTCGCAAGCCATCCCACCGCTATTCTCCCCTCCCATAGCTAAATCCTGTTCCTCTTCAGTTGATTCTGGTTGCTTGGGAGGCAAGAGTGACCAGATTTGGATGGAACCTTTGGTCTCTGGTGGACATTTGTCAAACATCTTTGGTTGATCTGATAGATGCGGAAGGGTAGACACCGCGAGATATTGGGTATTTTCAAATTCTGAGATACATATTAGTTAACATTGCTTGGGGAAGCAGACTTTCTGGGGACTTGCCTTTTGATTTGGATCGAGGGATGGGACACCAGTCAAGGCCCCATATAGGGCCACCTGCGAAAAAGGTAAATCCAGCCCTGGGTACTATTGGATTGGTTTCGGCTACTCTAGGCATTAGATTCAGACTGCAATATGACATGTCTGGTTCACATACACAGCGGTTTGGAATCAAAGATGGACAACTTGATGGGTGTCTGTTTTTCATAAGGACCAAACAGACAGGTGATGAATGGTTCTCCGTTTTTACCAGGAGGCTTTGGAAGATACGGTTTTGCGTTCCTAGATTGCAGTCAGCACTAATACAGATGGTTGCGCACTTTATAAGACTGACTTTTGTGCAAGAAAGACTAATTCACTTCTCTTGAACCTACCGATACTTTCCAGACCTAATCTCACCTCCTCTCTCATCAGCCACTCAGTCCTTTTTCCGTTACCACCTCCTTCTGGCCCAATATACATCTCCGGCCACCAGCCTTCCCCTCTCCATAAATCCCACGGCACTCCAAGAGCGATTTTGTTCAATTGATTtcgcttctccttcttttcctgCTTGGCGGTCAACGGGGATTCAACCTTTGGAGACCA from the Cryptococcus decagattii chromosome 4, complete sequence genome contains:
- a CDS encoding WD repeat-containing protein — protein: MDEETAYELERQRTIAENRALLDSLGLDPLSASSPFGSSPAPASNKTKPKPKTAPKKRKAPVIAADEGPRRRSGRIAGLEADGDALKAKVEEEEKEREILRVVNRKERGKVMDVGEMVEDTPEDEIKDMKRYLQSIAELSNPRTYPAETVSAREAYADSDTVPLEVQRLKDAFRDMSLKGNTKVTSERVFSMCVHPEKTKTLVLVGDKYGQLGIWDALGPAMEKPENEDDTSGLKSEENENEYQEGRVWRVQAHAKNSISCIKVDPVNGSGLFSTAYDCSLRHLSFSTLQSTELFSFPDEDMLINHFDLSPSGQEAWMVDKNGGISHWDTRESKKESGRRRWVVQEEGRGAKLGGISVNPLMPYMICTAGNDQHVRIWDTRHLFSISSNPIPLASLPTPPPTGTEELSALKDEKTHPIVDYDYHTVTSYLASPKGKHLMRAKWQHGKSCSSAYWDPWGRRILTTSYDDNLRIFTVGPASLVDRHLPGHSFKPSTVVRHNCQTGRWLTILRAQWSLNMDYMPHFTVGNMKRTLDVVSATGEKIVALWTDDVTAVPTVTASHPNIVDRVVGGNTSGRIQLWSSGDIV